A genomic stretch from Marinobacter fonticola includes:
- a CDS encoding alpha/beta fold hydrolase yields MSPQETRADAALNAVEQVWLDGPDEHAIPVYIWRPEGEPEGIVHICHGMAEHAQRYAPLAGRLSRYRLLVVAHDHRGHGPHTPEESLGHYANENGWDKVAGDVGVVQHWVHGTWPTLPCYLLGHSMGSFIVQSYLMRGPAGSLPAGLILSGSNRDRRVRLGLLRTLLKIVRRVQGANTRSSVIRKLTFGAFSKSVKSPRTEFDWLSHDPATVDDYINDPYCGFDCTNQLWSDFGSGLASLRRRNALQRIPANLPILIVSGADDPVGEFGRGTQRLAQAYRQSGHRDVTCIVFQGMRHEPFNERRREEAEQALLDWIDRH; encoded by the coding sequence ATGAGCCCACAAGAGACCCGAGCCGACGCAGCCCTGAACGCCGTCGAGCAGGTCTGGCTCGACGGCCCGGACGAACACGCAATACCCGTCTATATTTGGCGGCCCGAAGGCGAACCCGAAGGCATCGTACATATCTGCCACGGCATGGCCGAGCACGCGCAGCGCTACGCCCCTCTGGCCGGCCGGCTGAGCCGGTACCGCCTGCTAGTCGTAGCGCACGATCACCGGGGCCATGGCCCGCACACACCGGAAGAATCGCTTGGCCACTACGCCAACGAAAACGGCTGGGACAAGGTGGCCGGCGATGTTGGCGTGGTTCAGCATTGGGTTCATGGTACTTGGCCGACACTACCCTGCTACCTGCTCGGACACAGCATGGGTTCCTTTATCGTGCAGAGCTACTTGATGCGCGGCCCGGCGGGCTCATTGCCGGCAGGACTGATTCTATCCGGCTCCAATCGCGACAGACGCGTCCGTCTTGGGCTACTCCGAACGCTTTTGAAGATCGTTCGACGGGTACAGGGTGCAAACACCCGCAGCTCAGTCATTCGCAAACTGACGTTCGGGGCATTCAGCAAAAGCGTCAAATCACCTCGTACCGAATTTGACTGGCTCAGTCATGACCCGGCAACTGTTGACGACTACATTAATGATCCATACTGCGGATTCGACTGCACCAACCAGCTCTGGTCAGACTTTGGGAGCGGCCTCGCCAGCTTGCGACGGCGCAATGCACTCCAACGCATACCGGCAAATCTCCCCATTCTGATCGTTAGCGGGGCCGACGATCCGGTTGGCGAGTTCGGTCGCGGTACGCAACGACTGGCACAGGCCTATCGTCAATCCGGCCATCGCGACGTGACTTGTATCGTTTTTCAGGGGATGCGTCACGAGCCGTTCAACGAGCGCCGGCGCGAAGAGGCAGAACAGGCGTTGCTAGACTGGATCGACCGGCACTAA